From a region of the Lates calcarifer isolate ASB-BC8 unplaced genomic scaffold, TLL_Latcal_v3 _unitig_327_quiver_877, whole genome shotgun sequence genome:
- the LOC108894399 gene encoding calcium and integrin-binding family member 2 isoform X1, with translation MGNKQTTFTDEQLEAYQDCTFFTRKEILRLHGRYRELAPHLVPLDYTNNPDIKVPLTLIITMPELKENPFRDRIVETFSEDGQGNLSFNDFVDMFSALCETSPRELKTIYAFKIYDFNRDNFICKEDMEKTLNKLTKGELTPEEVTLVCDKAIEEADLDGDNKLSFADFENMISKAPDFLSNFHIRI, from the exons ATGGGCAACAAGCAGACAACCTTCACCGATGAGCAGCTGGAGGCGTATCAG gacTGCACCTTCTTCACCCGGAAAGAAATCCTGCG GTTGCATGGCAGATATCGTGAGCTGGCTCCACATTTAGTGCCGCTGGACTACACTAACAACCCCGACATCAAAGTCCCTCTGACGCTCATCATCACCATGCCTGAGCTGAAG GAGAACCCGTTCAGAGACAGAATCGTGGAGACATTCTCAGAGGACGGACAAGGGAACCTGAGCTTCAACGACTTTGTCGACatgttttctgctctctgtgagACTTCACCCAGAGAGCTCAAGACCATCTACGCCTTCAAGATCTATG ACTTTAACAGGGACAACTTCATCTGTAAGGAGGACATGGAGAAGACTCTGAACAAGCTGACCAAAGGAGAGCTGACTCCAGAGGAGGTTACGCTGGTCTGTGATAAAGCCATCGAGGAGGCCGACCTCGACGGAGACAACAAACTCTCCTTCGCTGACTTCGAGAACATGATCTCTAAGGCTCCTGACTTTCTGAG TAACTTCCACATACGAATATGA
- the LOC108894399 gene encoding calcium and integrin-binding family member 2 isoform X2, with amino-acid sequence MQLCDGRIGRAGWATSRQPSPMSSWRRIRLHGRYRELAPHLVPLDYTNNPDIKVPLTLIITMPELKENPFRDRIVETFSEDGQGNLSFNDFVDMFSALCETSPRELKTIYAFKIYDFNRDNFICKEDMEKTLNKLTKGELTPEEVTLVCDKAIEEADLDGDNKLSFADFENMISKAPDFLSNFHIRI; translated from the exons ATGCAGCTGTGTGATGGGAGAATCGGCCGAGCAGGATGGGCAACAAGCAGACAACCTTCACCGATGAGCAGCTGGAGGCGTATCAG GTTGCATGGCAGATATCGTGAGCTGGCTCCACATTTAGTGCCGCTGGACTACACTAACAACCCCGACATCAAAGTCCCTCTGACGCTCATCATCACCATGCCTGAGCTGAAG GAGAACCCGTTCAGAGACAGAATCGTGGAGACATTCTCAGAGGACGGACAAGGGAACCTGAGCTTCAACGACTTTGTCGACatgttttctgctctctgtgagACTTCACCCAGAGAGCTCAAGACCATCTACGCCTTCAAGATCTATG ACTTTAACAGGGACAACTTCATCTGTAAGGAGGACATGGAGAAGACTCTGAACAAGCTGACCAAAGGAGAGCTGACTCCAGAGGAGGTTACGCTGGTCTGTGATAAAGCCATCGAGGAGGCCGACCTCGACGGAGACAACAAACTCTCCTTCGCTGACTTCGAGAACATGATCTCTAAGGCTCCTGACTTTCTGAG TAACTTCCACATACGAATATGA